The nucleotide sequence catttgtcacagtatgaaaaaaaacaacaacaacaaaacgtatCCCCTCGTGCAGGTATTTCTtacaacctgttttttttttctacggCATGAACAAACCTAATTCATTTGAAatggataaataaatatacacaaggATGAAGATTATCCGTGTTATAAGTATTTTAAATCTGAATAATCTTTGTCATTCATGTCAGTTCAAAGCTACATTTTATCTTATATTGGAGGAGGTAAACACTTTATCATTCAATGTAAGAGAGTATATTTCCCCTCGCTTATATTGAAAAATGCTTAGCTTTTGTAAACGCTAACACatttgcatatatgtatatattttccttttagaaaacattttgaaGCAGTTCCACTAATGTATATACACAAATTGAACGTATCGTAGAAAAAAGCTATTTTGGGTGAAGGTTCCCAAACGAAACTGGTATTAATTCTAAAAAACTACGGTTTCCAGTTTATGTTGTTTAATGTGAATTTGAAAACTGTATAAGCCaatcaaaaagaaaaaagtgagcTCTAAAGATATTAAAAGgtaatagtatttattttatttaccattaGATTAAGGTGAACTCCAAAGGTATTATGAGGTAATAGTATTTATTATACCTACCATTATGTTAAAGTGATCTCAAACGGTATTAAGAGGCAATAGTAACTATTATACCTACCATTAGGTTAAAGTGATCTCAAACGTTATTAAGAGGCAATAGTAATTATTATACCTACCATTAGGTTAAAGTGATCTCAAACGTTATTAAGAAGTAATAGTAATTATTATACCTACTATTAGGTTAAAGTGATATCAAAACGTATTAAGAGGTAATCGTGTTTCTTATATCTATCACTAGGTTAAAGTGATCTAAAAGGTATTTAGAGGTAACAGTATTTCTTACACATACCATTAGGTTTGCAGCACCACTGTATGCTTCTTCACTGTCGATCTCTTTCTTTGCCTCTTCAGGATCATAGGTAGCCAAAATCTGCTGTTGTATGGGAAATCTGTCACCCAGGACACTTCCTAAATCATAAATGTTTTGGCTTTTACTCGATTGGTCCAAGTTAGATGTAATATCTCCAAAGGTACCGAAACCTCTGTCCAAATTCTCTGTGCTTAATTGTAAAGACCCAAATTCTCCTTTCTCATGAAACTGTTTAGATAGCTTTCCTAGATGTTGCTGCtcttctaaaaatgttttttcctgTGGTTTCTGATGAACAGTCCCAAATATACCTAAAGATTTTTGTAGCTGAGGAACATCAACAAAGGTACCCAGAGGATTCACGGGGCTGATCTGACTTTGTGACTGGTGTTTTTCGATTTCGTCATCAAAGTAAAACTGGTTATCGTTATGGTGGTTATGACTTGAAACTATGTCAGAGGTTCTGGGTGAATTGTCTTTTCCTGTTGAAAGTTTTTCCTGCTGATCTGTGCCTGAACTTCTGGAAGCcttttctaaattgttttcatTCGAAGAAGAAAACTGCCCAATCGGAAACTGAAAACCGTGGTTCCCAGAAAGGCTCGGGTGGCTCAAGATGTAACTGAAGAAGCCTCTAGGAAACGTGAAAGGAAACATTGGAACTTCGTTGGTTATTTCTCTGTGAAGGGCCATTCGACGCATATGATCCCACATAACACGTAATTGGGCACAAGAAGGTTCTGGTTCTGATTCATCTGATGTGTATTCTGGGATCTGCTCTGTCTGCCTTCGAGAAACAGCTATGACGTCATATGGGTTCCGCACGTTATTGAGTCTTGGTGGTTTTTGTTGAAGTAACAAAACTCCTCGTGGGCTTATGGACAAAGCATTTCCTGCAAGTATTTGGCTTTTGAGAAGAGTCGCAATAACAATACAGCAGGTAACTACCATCATTCTGTGCGAGGGATCGTCGTTTTCTGAAGTATTATCGAAAACGtgttagttaattaaaaataaactcaaaGATAAACTCTACAACTAAACACTTCTTGATTTAAACAAATTCCTTTTtctattaattcagaaacaaaattttctttagttttaggtcatttctgttgttgttaaaattatgttttcacaATGTTCTCGGAACATTACACCATGGCCACATGCTCATAGCTGCCCCTAATATTTGAATGGATAGAGGGTAAACATCGACTGAATAACACTATCTTCTAATTCTAGGATTTTCTTTATCTACTTGACCAATGGAACTCGTCCATCACTCTTAGAACGGCCCCAGAGATAAAAGCGCGTTTTGTGGCAACGAGCCATGAACCACGAAAATCCGGGCTCATAGTCCATGCGCACTAAATCACGCCGGACTCAGGCAATTCATGACTGTTCTTTCTTAGAAATTAGCAAAATAATCTAAAGTTGATgactaattttgaagtaacaagCTTTGTGTTAGGAGCTGTTTTAGTGTGATTGTTTTTACCAAAACTACTTCTGCAATAGGCTTGATAAAAGAGAATAAGGcattaaataataagtaaatactgTCGCCTAACTTCGCTTAATCATATTGTTTCTCTGGTAGTTACTCTATATGTGAGAATAAATTTGTGGTATTGTGTgctaatatttttaaaaggatgACAACTTATGTAGTACTTGGGATAAACTGCTATGTCAAATTTCTCATGTTTCTCCATTTTACAACTGCTGGAAGGAGGAACAAGAGCAGTCCTCATCACCAGTCGCCTACATGATTATTACTTTATCATGTGTCAG is from Tachypleus tridentatus isolate NWPU-2018 chromosome 2, ASM421037v1, whole genome shotgun sequence and encodes:
- the LOC143243956 gene encoding uncharacterized protein LOC143243956 isoform X1; amino-acid sequence: MMVVTCCIVIATLLKSQILAGNALSISPRGVLLLQQKPPRLNNVRNPYDVIAVSRRQTEQIPEYTSDESEPEPSCAQLRVMWDHMRRMALHREITNEVPMFPFTFPRGFFSYILSHPSLSGNHGFQFPIGQFSSSNENNLEKASRSSGTDQQEKLSTGKDNSPRTSDIVSSHNHHNDNQFYFDDEIEKHQSQSQISPVNPLGTFVDVPQLQKSLGIFGTVHQKPQEKTFLEEQQHLGKLSKQFHEKGEFGSLQLSTENLDRGFGTFGDITSNLDQSSKSQNIYDLGSVLGDRFPIQQQILATYDPEEAKKEIDSEEAYSGAANLMESCNAVKGNLCRTDDDCSCFNNVLQCVAARCKLQQSRSQGQVFSDDWGTWHNGPVDSVNLGISRRKRNSARVIAM
- the LOC143243956 gene encoding uncharacterized protein LOC143243956 isoform X2; its protein translation is MMVVTCCIVIATLLKSQILAGNALSISPRGVLLLQQKPPRLNNVRNPYDVIAVSRRQTEQIPEYTSDESEPEPSCAQLRVMWDHMRRMALHREITNEVPMFPFTFPRGFFSYILSHPSLSGNHGFQFPIGQFSSSNENNLEKASRSSGTDQQEKLSTGKDNSPRTSDIVSSHNHHNDNQFYFDDEIEKHQSQSQISPVNPLGTFVDVPQLQKSLGIFGTVHQKPQEKTFLEEQQHLGKLSKQFHEKGEFGSLQLSTENLDRGFGTFGDITSNLDQSSKSQNIYDLGSVLGDRFPIQQQILATYDPEEAKKEIDSEEAYSGAANLMESCNAVKGNLCRTDDDCSCFNNVLQCVAARCKLQQSRSQGLFSDDWGTWHNGPVDSVNLGISRRKRNSARVIAM